In Maridesulfovibrio frigidus DSM 17176, a single genomic region encodes these proteins:
- the gp10 gene encoding capsid staple protein — MKLVDLRRKPTKEKPDSKPVAVSEDDFPYGLRIHLEDESVTKLGLKVKDIKVGSTIKLQAEAYVCGISAQPDGKGKRIELQLVKMGIGSDGSFEDGFKEGSESEDG; from the coding sequence ATGAAGCTAGTGGATTTGCGGCGTAAGCCGACCAAAGAAAAACCGGATTCGAAACCGGTTGCTGTTTCCGAAGACGATTTTCCATATGGGCTGAGGATTCATCTTGAAGACGAATCTGTCACCAAGCTTGGGCTGAAGGTCAAGGACATCAAGGTCGGCTCAACTATCAAGCTTCAAGCCGAAGCTTATGTGTGCGGGATAAGTGCTCAACCGGATGGCAAAGGAAAAAGGATTGAATTGCAGCTCGTGAAGATGGGTATCGGTTCGGATGGAAGTTTTGAAGATGGCTTTAAAGAGGGATCGGAGAGTGAAGATGGATAG
- a CDS encoding portal protein, producing MSQSLGTFLKGLFTKAEAARKDKEAVWALDYLQEKGEYSPKEMEKIKRSKMFVPATRVKMTTVRSQLMDLLFPSSGERNWGLKPSPNPELHPTVIENYRNQALQNGQELSDDDIESFVEKQAKASSDAMSNEIADQLVGSGDRQSYLSVCKSVINQKLKYGTGILKGPLVREEFRDGYIIDEDGTWTLEKSQVKELRPFYEAVSVWNIYPDPNATDALSCEYVIQDHVYNRQEVRDLNDYPGFKAKVISQYLRDNPDGDLDAKSSYRIRNDKTGSGRKIENRYRVYEFWGTLSGEQLQSAGVEIPEEDLAEIFPANIWMIGDKVIKAVINPLEGATIPYQFDYFVEDEDSIWGDGLPTLLRHPQKALNSSMRMLIDNAAVSCGPQAAVNASAFMQGEDFRDIHAFKVWPFKSIEDARNAVHFWSMPSYTNELLGLVRVFNDMVDDMSVPRFMSGDGSQMSGAGKTARGLSMLIGAAHQILKDLVKSFDENITRPFFRKMYFWNMQFNERRDIKGDFEIIATGSSVLMAKEVQLERMQSILAITDNPRFEGWVDDERLIKEIFSNLELPEGILRNTKERESWEKENAMQSARANIGALVEEMQKQGMDVPQGLLQTLQQQVGQVMPEQGGQNEASGFAA from the coding sequence ATGAGCCAGAGTTTAGGAACGTTCCTTAAAGGTCTGTTTACCAAGGCCGAAGCCGCTAGAAAGGATAAAGAAGCGGTTTGGGCCTTGGATTACTTGCAGGAAAAGGGCGAGTACAGTCCGAAAGAGATGGAGAAAATCAAGCGTAGCAAAATGTTTGTTCCGGCTACCAGAGTCAAAATGACAACGGTTCGTTCGCAGCTTATGGATTTGCTTTTTCCTTCTTCCGGTGAACGCAACTGGGGACTTAAGCCTTCACCAAATCCGGAACTTCATCCAACGGTTATTGAGAACTATCGTAATCAGGCTTTGCAGAATGGTCAGGAACTTTCAGATGATGACATTGAATCCTTTGTTGAGAAGCAGGCAAAAGCATCCTCCGATGCAATGAGTAATGAGATTGCTGACCAGCTGGTTGGTAGTGGCGATCGTCAGTCATACCTTTCGGTTTGTAAGAGCGTAATCAATCAGAAGCTTAAATATGGAACCGGAATCCTAAAAGGGCCGCTTGTCCGTGAAGAATTCAGAGATGGGTACATTATCGATGAGGATGGGACGTGGACGCTTGAGAAGTCGCAGGTAAAAGAGCTGCGCCCGTTTTATGAAGCTGTTTCAGTCTGGAATATCTACCCTGATCCAAATGCTACGGATGCTCTGAGCTGTGAATATGTGATTCAGGATCACGTCTATAATCGTCAGGAAGTGCGCGATTTAAATGATTACCCAGGCTTTAAAGCTAAGGTCATAAGCCAGTATCTTCGCGATAATCCCGATGGCGATCTGGATGCAAAATCTTCATACCGTATCAGAAACGATAAAACTGGATCCGGCCGCAAGATCGAGAACCGTTACCGTGTGTATGAATTCTGGGGAACTCTCAGCGGTGAACAGTTGCAGAGTGCGGGAGTCGAAATTCCCGAAGAGGATCTTGCAGAAATTTTCCCAGCCAATATCTGGATGATTGGCGACAAAGTTATCAAAGCGGTCATTAATCCGCTTGAAGGCGCAACTATTCCTTACCAGTTCGATTACTTTGTAGAAGACGAAGATTCTATATGGGGTGACGGATTGCCTACTTTGCTACGCCACCCTCAGAAAGCTCTCAATTCATCCATGCGGATGTTGATTGATAATGCTGCTGTTTCCTGCGGTCCTCAAGCTGCGGTTAATGCTTCTGCCTTCATGCAGGGCGAAGACTTCCGCGACATTCATGCTTTCAAAGTCTGGCCTTTCAAATCCATCGAAGATGCCCGTAACGCGGTCCATTTCTGGTCAATGCCTTCTTATACGAATGAGCTGCTTGGTCTTGTGCGTGTTTTCAACGACATGGTTGATGATATGTCTGTTCCCCGTTTTATGTCCGGTGACGGTTCCCAGATGAGCGGAGCCGGCAAAACTGCGCGTGGCCTTTCCATGCTTATCGGAGCAGCGCACCAGATTTTAAAGGATCTGGTCAAATCATTTGATGAAAACATCACCCGTCCGTTTTTCCGCAAAATGTATTTCTGGAACATGCAGTTCAATGAACGCAGGGATATCAAGGGCGACTTTGAAATCATTGCTACAGGCTCCTCGGTGCTCATGGCCAAAGAGGTTCAGCTTGAAAGGATGCAGTCCATTCTAGCCATCACCGACAATCCCAGATTCGAGGGCTGGGTGGATGATGAGCGTCTTATCAAAGAAATTTTCAGCAATCTTGAATTGCCCGAAGGCATTCTCAGAAACACTAAGGAACGAGAAAGCTGGGAAAAGGAAAATGCCATGCAATCAGCCAGAGCAAACATAGGTGCGCTTGTTGAAGAGATGCAGAAGCAAGGCATGGATGTTCCGCAGGGATTGCTTCAAACGCTTCAGCAACAAGTTGGGCAGGTGATGCCCGAACAGGGAGGGCAGAATGAAGCTAGTGGATTTGCGGCGTAA